The genomic interval GATTACAATTTTACAGCCAAAGTAGAACAAGATTTTGATGAAATTGCGGAAGGAAATGTGGATTGGGCAGTAATGATGAAGGAGTTCTACGATCAATTTCATCCTACTGTAAAAGATGTTGAGGCGAATGCAGAGCGAGAAAGTGGTGAACGTATTTTAGGGACAGACCCAAAATCAGGGAAGCCAGTTTCTGTTCGTTTGGGTAAATTTGGTCCAATGGCTCAAATTGGAGACGCTGAAGACGAAGAGAAAAAGTTTGCAAGCTTAATGAAAGAGCAAAATATTGGGAATATTACGTTGGAAGATGCCTTAAATTTGTTTTTGTTGCCAAAAGCTTTAGGAACGTACTTGGATGAAGAAGTGGAAGTAAGTAATGGTCGTTTTGGTCCATATGTACGTCACGGAAGTGTTTTTATCTCTTTGCCAAAGGGAGAAGATCCATTAGGGGTTTCTAAAGAAAGAGCAGAGGAGTTAATTGATGAAAAAATCAAAGCCGATGCACCAATCGCTACTTATAAAGATGAAGGTGTGCAAAAAGGAGTGGGGCGTTTTGGTCCATTCATCAAATGGAATGGTTTGTTTATCAATGTGAGTAAGAAATATGATTTTGATAATTTATCTCAAGCAGATATTGAAGCTTTAATTGATGATAAAATTCAAAAAAACATAGATAAAGTACTTCATAATTGGGAAGAGGAAGGTATTTTGGTTGAAAAAGCAAGATGGGGTCGTTCTGTGATTTTGAAAGGAAAAATAAAAATTGAATTAGGAAAAGAGGTAGATGCTACAAAATTGACCTTGGAAGAAGTTAAAGAAATGATCGCTCTTAAAACACCGGCTAAGAAAACACCAGTAAAAAAAGCAGCTGCAAAAAAAGCACCTGTGAAGAAAGTAGCTCCTAAAAAGAAATAATAAACTATGGAATTTGAGTTTTTAACCCCTTTGAGTGAAAGTTTTATTGCTCATATAAATGAATTTTCGGTTCAAGAATTAGGAAGTAAAGTAGTTTTTCATACTAAAGATCAATTTCCGGAGATTGAAAAAATTAATATTGCAATAATTGGGGTGTTAGATAATAGGGGAGACAAAAGTGCAGTTCTGGATGTTAATTTGGATCCTATTAGGAAACAGTTGTACGCCATGTTTCCGGGTAATTGGGACGCTTCAATAGCTGATTTAGGAGATATCATCGCAGGGGATAGTATTGAAGATACTTATTTTGCATTGCGAAAAGTTGCGGCAACTTTGATAAAAAACAAGGTGATTCCAATTGTAATTGGGGGTTCGCAAGATTTGACTTATGCATTATACCGTGCTTACGACGATTTAGAGCAAATGGTGAATTTGGTTTCAATTGATAGTAAATTTGATTTTGGTAAAGAAAATGAATCGGTTTTGGCTTCTTCTTTTTTGACTAAAATAATTATTGATGAGCCTAATAACCTATTTAATTATTGTAATATTGGTTATCAAACATACTATAATTCTCAAGAAGAGATAGATTTAATTGAAAAGCTTTTTTTTGATGGATATCGATTAGGTCAAATTTCAAATAATATTTCATTAGCGGAACCTGTTTTTAGGGATGCTGATATAGTGAGTTTGGATTTGAATTCCGTAAAGTCTTCAGATTCAGGAAATTTTATTTCCTTTGAGCCCAATGGTTTTAATGGTAAAGAAATTTGTTCTTTGTCAAGATATGCGGGTATAAGTGATAAGGTTTCTATGTTTGGGCTTTTTAATCATAATAATTCTCTGCAAGAATCAGTTCTTATTGCTCAAATAATCTGGTATTTTATAGAAGGATATCATTATCGTTCTAATGAATATCCATTTGGAAGTAGAGAAAGTTATATTAAGTTTATTGTTCCAATTGAAGAGGAAACTTTGGTTTTTTATAAAAGTGATAAAACCGATAGATGGTGGATAGAAATACCATTTGTAACAAATGGAAACAATAAATTAAAAAGAAATACGTTATTACCTTGTTCCTATGAGGAGTACATAGGGGCGTGCAATCAAGAATTACCTGAAAGATGGTGGAAAGCGCAACGAAAAAATATCGTTTAATCTTAGTTTTGGTAATTTGATTTCTGTATTTTTAAAAAAAAAAATGTTTAGTTAAATAATTGTTTTTTAAAAAAATAATAAATACGTTTACACATTGAAAAATAATGAATATATATCCCGATTTTATATGAAGAATTTCATTGCATTTATGGCAATTTTGACGCTGTTAATTGGCTGTGGTAAATCAAGCGATAAAGGAGAATTGGTTGGTGTTAAAGGGGCGAAGTGGCATCCTGAGAAACCTTATGGAATGACTTTGGTTCCAGGAGGTGCTTTTATCATGGGTAAATCTGATGAAGATGTAGCTGCGGTTCAAGATGCTCCAACTAAAACAGTAACCGTTAGGTCGTTTTATATGGATGAAACTGAGATTACAAATAGTGAGTATCGTCAATTTGTAGAATGGGTAAAAGATTCTACAATGAGAGTTCGATTGGCTATTCTTGCTGATGAATTGGGAATTAAACCTGGTGATGGAAAGAATAGTAAGGCAGGAAGTATAGGTGATTTTGCGTTTAATGATACAGATCCGGCTAAAATGACAGCTTACGATAAGTACATGTATGATAACTATTACAGTATAGGAACAGATGATGATCCTTATGCAGGTAGAAGACTTAATCGAAAAGTTAAACTGATAAAAGATCCAAAAAAATATCCAGATGAATATTACGTTGAGGTGATGGATTCTATGTATTTGCCAATTGAAGCTTCATACAACGGATTGAGAACCATTGATGTAGACAAATTAAAGTTTCGTTATTCTTGGATGGATATTCAAGCTGCAGCTAAAGCTAAAGTTGGAAAAAGAAAAGATTTCATTAAAACTGAAGAGGTTAAGGTGTATCCAGATACAACAGTTTGGATAAAAGATTTTTCATATTCTTATAATGAACCAATGCATAATGATTATTTTTGGCATAAAGCATATGGTGATTACCCTGTAGTTGGTGTTAAGTGGACGCAAGCAAAAGCATTTTGTGCATGGAGAACTCTAAATAAAAATTCCTATATAAAATCTAAAGCTAAAGGTCGTGATTTGATTAACTCATTTCGTTTGCCAACTGAGGCAGAATGGGAATATTCAGCTAGAGGTGGTTTACAATCAGCGACATATCCGTGGGGAGGTCCTTATACTAAAAATGATAGAGGCTGTTTCTTAGCTAATTTTAAGCCAAGTAGAGGTGATTATGCTGCAGATCAGGCATTATATACTGTAGAAGCAAAATCATATGATCCAAATGCCTATAATTTATATAATATGGCAGGGAATGTTTCAGAATGGACTGATACATCTTACGATCCAAATGCTTATGAATATGTTTCTTCAATGAATCCAAATGTATTAGATTTATCTAATAAGCGTAAAGTAGTGCGTGGAGGATCCTGGAAAGACGTGTCTTATTTCTTACAAGTCGCTACTAGGGATTATGAATATGCTGATTCAGCTAGAAGTTATATAGGGTTCCGTACAGTTCAAGACTATATGGGATTGCAAACTACTGGAAATTCCTCTAGTAGAAAAAGATAAAAAACCAAATCTACTAAATAAATAAAAATCACAAATTATGGCATTACTAAGTAAAAAAGCAATGAATTTTGCATACGGAATGGGAGCTGCGGTAGTAATCGTAGGGGCATTGTTTAAAATTACTCATATCGAGTTAGGACCTTTAACAGGTAACTTGATGTTGACAATTGGATTATTGGTAGAAGCGTTAATTTTTGCATTGTCTGCTTTTGAACCCGTAGATGATGAGCTAGATTGGACTTTAGTATATCCGGAATTAGCTAACGGTAAAGCTCAAAAAAGAGAAGTTAAAATTAAACAAGAGTCTCCAGCTGAAGCACAAGGGTTATTGTCACAGAAATTAGATGCAATGCTTAAAGATGCTAAAATTGATGGTGAGTTAATGTCAAGTTTAGGGAATAGTATTAAAAATTTCGAATCTGCAGCTAAAGGTATTGCTCCGACAGTTGACTCAATGGCTTCAACAAAAAAATATAGTGAAGAACTATCTTTGGCTGCTGCGCAAATGGAATCATTGAACAGTTTGTATAAAATTCAATTACAAAGTGCTTCTAGAAATGCTCAAATAAATGAAGAAGTTCTTGAAAACAATGTAAAATTAAAAGAACAAATGCAATCCTTAACTACAAACTTGTCTTCATTGAACAATGTTTATGGAGGAATGCTTACAGCAATGAATAATAAGGGATAATTAGTTTCGAACGACTACAAAAATAATTTTAAACTAATTAGAAAAAATAATTATGGCAGGAGGAAAACTAACCCCTAGACAGAAAATGATTAACCTAATGTATTTGGTTTTCATTGCAATGTTAGCATTAAACATGTCCAAAGAAGTATTATCAGCTTTTGGGATTTTAAATTTAAAAATTGTAGAATCAAACCTAATTTCGGATAATCGTAATGAGTCATCTTTTCAACAGCTAGCACAAAAAGCAGTTGATCAACCGGGTCAATTTGGAGAAAAAAAGGCAAAAGTCGAAAAAATTAGAGCTGTATCTAGAGAACTTAATGATTACATAGAAAGCATTAAAACTTCTGTTACTAAAAAT from Flavobacterium ovatum carries:
- a CDS encoding formimidoylglutamase, whose translation is MEFEFLTPLSESFIAHINEFSVQELGSKVVFHTKDQFPEIEKINIAIIGVLDNRGDKSAVLDVNLDPIRKQLYAMFPGNWDASIADLGDIIAGDSIEDTYFALRKVAATLIKNKVIPIVIGGSQDLTYALYRAYDDLEQMVNLVSIDSKFDFGKENESVLASSFLTKIIIDEPNNLFNYCNIGYQTYYNSQEEIDLIEKLFFDGYRLGQISNNISLAEPVFRDADIVSLDLNSVKSSDSGNFISFEPNGFNGKEICSLSRYAGISDKVSMFGLFNHNNSLQESVLIAQIIWYFIEGYHYRSNEYPFGSRESYIKFIVPIEEETLVFYKSDKTDRWWIEIPFVTNGNNKLKRNTLLPCSYEEYIGACNQELPERWWKAQRKNIV
- the gldK gene encoding gliding motility lipoprotein GldK, which gives rise to MKNFIAFMAILTLLIGCGKSSDKGELVGVKGAKWHPEKPYGMTLVPGGAFIMGKSDEDVAAVQDAPTKTVTVRSFYMDETEITNSEYRQFVEWVKDSTMRVRLAILADELGIKPGDGKNSKAGSIGDFAFNDTDPAKMTAYDKYMYDNYYSIGTDDDPYAGRRLNRKVKLIKDPKKYPDEYYVEVMDSMYLPIEASYNGLRTIDVDKLKFRYSWMDIQAAAKAKVGKRKDFIKTEEVKVYPDTTVWIKDFSYSYNEPMHNDYFWHKAYGDYPVVGVKWTQAKAFCAWRTLNKNSYIKSKAKGRDLINSFRLPTEAEWEYSARGGLQSATYPWGGPYTKNDRGCFLANFKPSRGDYAADQALYTVEAKSYDPNAYNLYNMAGNVSEWTDTSYDPNAYEYVSSMNPNVLDLSNKRKVVRGGSWKDVSYFLQVATRDYEYADSARSYIGFRTVQDYMGLQTTGNSSSRKR
- the gldL gene encoding gliding motility protein GldL, whose product is MALLSKKAMNFAYGMGAAVVIVGALFKITHIELGPLTGNLMLTIGLLVEALIFALSAFEPVDDELDWTLVYPELANGKAQKREVKIKQESPAEAQGLLSQKLDAMLKDAKIDGELMSSLGNSIKNFESAAKGIAPTVDSMASTKKYSEELSLAAAQMESLNSLYKIQLQSASRNAQINEEVLENNVKLKEQMQSLTTNLSSLNNVYGGMLTAMNNKG